One genomic region from Plasmodium chabaudi chabaudi strain AS genome assembly, chromosome: 7 encodes:
- a CDS encoding zinc finger protein, putative — translation MSSEKNATTPPSILCENNCGFYGNRANNNLCSKCYREFLEKQKKEMSNIEKMKDKSMSDTMHNYNKINDLIDPHFVKGKDKDEKSEANNEQQNSEIKLEEKKNNNNNTTINTVDIKNDNKNINSDNTKNDNDNNDNEKNNSIPVSNDNNAEKDAYEKMESATDGQDKSKCYSCSKNIGLLGIKCRCNHYFCSLHRYADAHNCTFDYKNYHKQQLIKNNVKVVADKINKI, via the exons ATGAGTTCAGAAAAAAACGCAACAACG CCACCGTCGATTTTGTGTGAAAACAATTGTGGATTTTATGGAAACCGAGCAAATAACAATCTATGCTCAAAATGTTATAGAgaatttttagaaaaacaaaaaaaagaaatgtcTAACATTGAGAAAATGAAAGATAAAAGTATGTCCGATACAATGCATAattacaataaaataaacgaTTTAATTGATCCACATTTTGTAAAAGGAAAAgataaagatgaaaaaagCGAAGCAAATAATGAACAACAAAAtagtgaaataaaattagaagaaaaaaaaaataataataataatactacCATAAATACTGTCGATATAAAGAACGAcaataaaaacattaacagtgataatacaaaaaatgataacgataataatgataatgagaaaaataatagcatACCTGTTagtaatgataataatgctGAAAAAGATGCCtatgaaaaaatggaaagcGCAACAGATGGCCAAGATAAAAGCAAATGCTATTCATgctcaaaaaatattggatTATTAGGTATAAAATGTCGATGcaatcattatttttgctCCCTTCATAGATATGCTGATGCACACAATTGTACCtttgattataaaaattatcataaaCAACAATTAATCAAAAACAATGTTAAAGTTGTAGCagataaaattaacaaaatttaa